Below is a window of Bradyrhizobium sp. SZCCHNS1050 DNA.
CCTATCGCGAAGGCGACGTGATCGTCATCCGCTACGAGGGGCCGCGCGGCGGTCCGGGCATGCGGGAAATGCTGCAGACCACGGCGGCGCTGACCGGGCAGGGCATGGGCGGCAAGATCGCGCTGATCACCGACGGCCGGTTCTCGGGCGCGACCCGGGGCTTCTGCATCGGCCATATCGGACCGGAGGCGGCGGTCGGCGGACCGATCGCGCTGGTCGAGGATGGCGACATCATCGAGATCGACGCCGAGGCGGGCATCCTTAACGTGAAGTTGAGCGATGCCGAGCTGGCGACACGCAAGACCAAGTGGACGCCGCGTGAGACGCATCACACGTCAGGTGCACTTTGGAAATATGCCCAGCAGGTGGGGCCGGCCGTGGCGGGCGCCGTGACCCATCCAGGTGGTGCGCAAGAGAAGTATTGCTATGCGGACATCTGATCGGATCCTTTTCGCATTGATGCTGGGGGTTGCCCCGCTCGCGTTGCCGACGCCATCGTTCGCGTTCGATGGCGCTCCGGTCAACCAGGAGCCGGCGATCCCCGTGGCTGGACAGCAGGCTGGCGCCGGCGCGCTGCGCAAGGCGCTGCCCGCGACGACGTCCTCGACCTCACCCACGCAGTCCCTGACGGCGCTGCAATACGCGGCGGAGGAAGGTCACCCGATTGCGCAGTTCAAGCTCGGCCGCATGTATGCGGCGGGCGATGGCGTTGCGCGCGACGACATGCGCGCCTTCGACTATTTCAGCCGCATCGCCAATGCGCATGCGGAGGACAGCCCGTCGGCGCCGCAGGCGCAGATCGTCGCCAATGCCTTCGTCGCGCTCGGCCGCTATTACCTGAGCGGCATCCCCAACACGAAGGTCAAGGCCGATCCGGATCGCGCGCGGGAGATGTTCTCCTATGCGGCGTCCTACTTCGGCAATGCGGACGCCCAGTACGACTTGGCGCGGATGTACCTGAAGACCGCGGATGCCTCGCGCGACGACTTCCGTTATGGTGCGCGCTGGCTCGGCCTCGCCGCGCAGAAGGGCCAGCACCAGGCCCAGGCGCTGCTTGGTCAGATGCTGTTCAACGGCGACCGGTTGCCGCGCCAGCCGGCGCGCGGACTGATGTGGCTCACGCTGGCGCGCGACAGCGCCGGTCCGGACGAAGCCTGGATCAAGGAGAGCTACAACCGCGCCTTCGCCAAGGCCTCGGACGATGACCGCGCCTCGGCGCTGCAGATGCTCGAGAGCTGGGTGCAGGGCAAGCGCGAGTAGCAGGAGCGGAATGCATCGCGTTCCCTCCGTTCCAGAGAGGGGCTGCGATGATCATCCGCGATGCGACGGCTGACGATGCCGAGGCGGCCTGCGCCGTGTTGCGGGCCTCGATTTCCGAATTGTGCAGGGACGACCACCGCGGCGACCCGCAGATCCTGGCGCGCTGGCTGGCCAACAAGACACCCCAGAACGTGGCGCAGTGGGCGGACGGGCAGGGGCGCTCACTGCTGGTCGCGGTCGAGGATGGTGCGATTCTCGCGGTCGGCGGGCTCGCCCATCCCGGCGAGATCACGGTCAACTACGTGTCGCCGCAAGCCCGGTTTCGCGGCATCAGCTCGGCGCTGGTGGCCGAGCTGGAGCGGCGGGCGCTCGCGCTTGGTGCAAGGGAGATCGCCTTGTTGAGCACCGAGACCGCGCATCGATTCTATCTCGCCCGCGGCTACGCCGATGTCGGCGTGCCCGCCGGCAAGTTCGGCACCGCGGCCTCCTATCCGATGCGCAAAACCCTCGGTCCCGCGCGGTGAGTCGCGGGTCGCGACGACACATCGAGGCCATGGCAGCGGATGCCTAACGAATAGGCGTCGGCGCGCCGATGTTCTGACCAGCGTCAGGTTCCAGAACCAAAATCGGCGAACTTTGGTACACGAACGACCGCGATGACGCCAAAACGCGCTTGGCACGATTCGTGAGTGCAAATCCTCTGCAACAGCAGAGGCGGCACGTTTGCACAGCGTTCGGATCGGCCTGATCATTCCTCAGCGCGGCTCGGCGGGGTTGTGGGCCCCCTCCGCGGAAGCCTGTGGGCGGCTGGCCGTGACCGAGCTGAACCAGGCCGCCGGCATCCGCCGCCGACAGGTCGAGCTGATCGTCATCGACGCCGGCGCAACCGCCGCCAGCGCGGGTCGGGCCGCGGTCGAAGCGGTCGACGAGTTCGCCGTCGACGGCCTCGTCGGCATGCTGCCGAGCTACGCGCGCGATCCCGTCGCCCAAGCCGCGCGCGGCCGCGTGCCGTTCGTCTACACGCCCCAGTTCGAGGGCCTGCCGGCGAACAGCGATGTGATGACCACGGGCGAGACCGCCGGCGAATTGCTGGCACCCGCGATCCAATGGCTCTCGGAGTGCAAGCGCGCCCGGCGCTTCTTCCTGTGCGGCAACGACTACATCTGGCCGCGTTCCTCGCTCGACATCGCCAAGCGCCTGATCGCGCGATACGGCGGCGTCGTCACCGGAGAGCACTACGTGCCGGTCGGCGTGCATGATTTCGACGAGATGCTCGATCGTATCAAGACCACGCGCAGCGACGTCGTTCTCCCGGTCTTTCTCGGCTTCGACTGCATCGTGTTCAGCCGCGCCTTCTGCGCCGCCGGGCTCAGCCGCCACGTTCTGCGCTTCTCCTCGGCCTTCGACGAGACCATCGTCTATGGACTCGACAGCAGCGAGACCGAGAACGTGTTCGTCGCCTCCAGCTACTTTGCATCGCTGCGCTCGCGCAACAACGGCGCCTTCCTGGAGCGTTACTACACGGCATTCGGCGACAACCCGCCGCCCGCGAACGGCTATGGCGAGTCCTGCTACGAGGGCATTCACGCGCTCGCCGCGCTGATCGAGCGCGCCGAGAGCTTCGATGCGCGCGTTCTCAGGCGCTTCTTCGGGCGCACGCTGCAGCGGCGCACCGCGCGCGGCACGGAGGCACAGCCGGTGGTTGGCGGCCGGCACCCGATCCACCTCGCCGAGCTGGACGGCTACGATTTCTCGGTTGTCGCATCGTCACACTGAGCGCTGCCGCGCCAAAAAGAACTTGCATTTTCAAATATTGTAATTTTAAACTTTGCGCGACTTGTGCAACAGCATCACCAACCGATGGGGACCCCTGATGACTTTTTCCCGCCGTCGTTTTCTGCAACGCTCGGCCATCGCGACGTCGACCTTGATCGCGATACCTGCGGTGTTCCGCTCAGGCGCGCTTGCGGCCGAGAACCCGATCACGGTCGGCAGCCTGCACGACCAGTCGGGCCCGATCGGCACCTCCGGCACGCCGATGGTCTACGCGCTGCAGCTCGCCGTCGATGAGATCAATGCCGCCGGCGGCCTGCTCGGACGTCCCTTGAAGGTCATCCACTACGACACCCAGTCCAACATCCAGCTGTACTCGCAATATGCCCAGCAGCTGGCGGTGAAGGACAAGGTCGACGTCGTGCACGGCGGCATCACCTCGGCCTCGCGCGAGGCGATCCGGCCGACCTTCGACCGCTTCAAGGTGCTGTACTTCTACAACACGCTGTACGAAGGCGGCGTCTGCGACCGCAACACGTTCTGCACCGGCACCACGCCGGCGCAGACGGTCGAGAAGCTTGTGCCGAGCGCGATGAAGAAGTCGGGCAAGAAGGCCTACATCATCGCGGCCGACTACAATTACGGTCAGATCACCGCGAAGTGGATGACCAAGTACTGCAAGGACAATGGCGGCGAGATTCTCTCGACCGACTTCTTCCCGCTCGACGTCACCAATTTCGGCTCGACCATCTCGAAGATCCAGGCGGCCAAGCCCGACCTCATCCTGTCGGCGCTGGTCGGCGGCAACCACACCGCATTCTACCGGCAGTGGACTGCCGCCGGCATGAAATCGAAGATCCCGATCGCCTCGACCACCTTTGGGCTCGTCAACGAGCCCTCGACGCTGGACGCGGCGGAAAGCGATGGGGTCATTGGCGCCTACGGCTATTTCGAGGAGCTGACCACGCCGGCCTCCAAGAGCTTCGTCGAGAAGATCAAGAAGGCGCATCCGGATTCGCCTTACATCAGCGAGCTCGCCTCGTGCACCTATGAAGGCGTGATGCTGTGGGCCGAGGGCGTCAAGAAGGCCGGCAGCATCGACCGCATGAAGGTGATCGAGGCGCTCGAAAGCGGCCTCGTCTTCGACGGCCCCAGCGGCAAGGTCTCGCTGGACAAGCCGACCCATCACACGGTTCGCAACGCGTTCCTTGCCGAGGTGAAGGACCGCAAATGGTCGGTGCTGGAGACCTACACCGACGCCAAGCCGGCGGACACCGCGAGTGTCTGCGACCTCGTCAAGAACCCCACCGACACCAAGCAGTACATCATCAATCTCTGACGCCTGCCGGGTCCCGCCATCCGGCGGGGCCCGGTGTCCCTGGACTGCCCTGAAAGACCTGACGCATGGCGATCTACGTCATCCTCGCGCTCGACGTCCTCAATGGAATCTCGTCGCTGTTCCTGCTCTGCCTGGGACTGGCGATCATCTTCGGCATGATGAAGATCATCAATCTCGCCCATGGCGAATTCATCATGCTCGGCGCCTATGCGACCGTCATTTCCGCCAATGCCGGTGTGAACATCTGGATCGCGATGCTGATCATCGCGCCGCTGTTCGTCGGCATCGTGGGGCTCGTGATCGAGCGCTGCCTGATTCGCTTTCTCTATGGCCGCCTGGTCGATTCGATGCTCGCGACCTGGGGCCTCAGCCTCCTGATCATCGGGATCATCACGACGATCTATGGCAACACCCAGCAGGGCGTGCCGACGCCGCTCGGCGGCTTTTCGATTGGCTCGTATCAGTCGAGCTACTACACGCTGTTCCTTGCCTTGATGGCGGCCGTCATGATGGCGATCATCTACGGCGTGATGCGCTACACCCGTTTCGGCCTGGTCGCCCGCGCCACGATGCAGAATCCGGCGATGGCGGCGACGCTCGGCGTCAACCCGGCCCGGGTCTACATGAGCACCTTCGCGCTCGGTGCGGCCGTGACCGGCCTCGCCGGCGGCCTGCTGGCGCCGGTGTCCGGCATCACCCCCGTGATGGGCGGCGCCTATGTCGCGAAGGCGTTCATGACCGTGGTCGGCGGCGGCGCCGCGATCCTCTCCGGCACGCTCTCGGCCGCGAGCCTGTTCGGCTCGGTCAACCAGATCGGCGCCTATTTCACCACGCCCGTCTATGGCGAGGTGATCGTCTTCACCACCGCGATCGTGCTGATCCGCTTGCTGCCGCAGGGCATCTCCGGGCGCTTCTTCAAGGGAAACCTGTGATGGACAAGCACCTCCGTCTTTCCGGCCAGGTGGGCGCGATCGCCCTTGCCATCGTAGCGATTGCGATCGTGCCGAGCGTGATCGAGCTGTTCGCGCTGATGCAGCTGACGCTGTTCGCTGCAATGGCGGTGCTGGCGCTCAGCCTCGCCTTCATCTGGGGCTTCGGCGGCATCCTGTCGTTCGGACAGACCGCGTTCTTCGGGCTCGGCGGCTATGCCTATGCGATCGCGGCCATCAATTTCCAGGACTCGACGCCTGCGATCCTGGTGGCCATCGCGGTCCCGGCGACGTTCGCGGCGATCCTCGGCTATTTCATCTTCTTCGGCCGCATCTCCGACGTCTATCTCGGCGTCATCACGCTCACGGTGACCCTGATCCTGTTCAACTCGGTCAACTCGACCTCGGGCGATGCGTACAAGATCGGCAAGGCGCTGCTCGGCGGCTTCAACGGCATGCCGGCGGTGCCGACCTTCAACATGCCGTTCGATCCCTCGACCGTGCTGTCGCCCGAGCAGTCGTGGTGGACCACAGCAGGCGTGCTGCTGGCCGCGTTCCTGATGCTGCGCCTGTTGCTGGCGTTGCCGGCCGGGCGCATCATCGTCGCGGTGCGCGAGAACGAGGTGCGGGCCTCGCTGCTCGGCTACGACCCGCGGCTGGTGAAGTGCCTGACCTTCATTCTCGGCGGTGCGATCGCCGGGCTTGCCGGCGCGCTCTACGTCAACTGGGGCGCCTTCGTCAGCCCGACCATCTTCAGCCTTTCGCTGTCGGCGGAGATCATCATCTGGATCACGGTCGGCGGGCTCGGCACCTTGTTGGGGCCGATCATCGGCTGCGTCGTCATCGAATACATCGTCGCCTATATCGGCTCGCAGCAGCTGTTGAACTCCAACCTCGTGCTCGGCGGCGTGCTGGTGATCTTCGTGCTGCTGCTGCCGAAGGGCATGGTGCCGACCGCCCGCGATCTCGTGA
It encodes the following:
- a CDS encoding tetratricopeptide repeat protein, whose product is MAGQQAGAGALRKALPATTSSTSPTQSLTALQYAAEEGHPIAQFKLGRMYAAGDGVARDDMRAFDYFSRIANAHAEDSPSAPQAQIVANAFVALGRYYLSGIPNTKVKADPDRAREMFSYAASYFGNADAQYDLARMYLKTADASRDDFRYGARWLGLAAQKGQHQAQALLGQMLFNGDRLPRQPARGLMWLTLARDSAGPDEAWIKESYNRAFAKASDDDRASALQMLESWVQGKRE
- a CDS encoding GNAT family N-acetyltransferase, coding for MIIRDATADDAEAACAVLRASISELCRDDHRGDPQILARWLANKTPQNVAQWADGQGRSLLVAVEDGAILAVGGLAHPGEITVNYVSPQARFRGISSALVAELERRALALGAREIALLSTETAHRFYLARGYADVGVPAGKFGTAASYPMRKTLGPAR
- a CDS encoding substrate-binding domain-containing protein; amino-acid sequence: MHSVRIGLIIPQRGSAGLWAPSAEACGRLAVTELNQAAGIRRRQVELIVIDAGATAASAGRAAVEAVDEFAVDGLVGMLPSYARDPVAQAARGRVPFVYTPQFEGLPANSDVMTTGETAGELLAPAIQWLSECKRARRFFLCGNDYIWPRSSLDIAKRLIARYGGVVTGEHYVPVGVHDFDEMLDRIKTTRSDVVLPVFLGFDCIVFSRAFCAAGLSRHVLRFSSAFDETIVYGLDSSETENVFVASSYFASLRSRNNGAFLERYYTAFGDNPPPANGYGESCYEGIHALAALIERAESFDARVLRRFFGRTLQRRTARGTEAQPVVGGRHPIHLAELDGYDFSVVASSH
- a CDS encoding ABC transporter substrate-binding protein — encoded protein: MTFSRRRFLQRSAIATSTLIAIPAVFRSGALAAENPITVGSLHDQSGPIGTSGTPMVYALQLAVDEINAAGGLLGRPLKVIHYDTQSNIQLYSQYAQQLAVKDKVDVVHGGITSASREAIRPTFDRFKVLYFYNTLYEGGVCDRNTFCTGTTPAQTVEKLVPSAMKKSGKKAYIIAADYNYGQITAKWMTKYCKDNGGEILSTDFFPLDVTNFGSTISKIQAAKPDLILSALVGGNHTAFYRQWTAAGMKSKIPIASTTFGLVNEPSTLDAAESDGVIGAYGYFEELTTPASKSFVEKIKKAHPDSPYISELASCTYEGVMLWAEGVKKAGSIDRMKVIEALESGLVFDGPSGKVSLDKPTHHTVRNAFLAEVKDRKWSVLETYTDAKPADTASVCDLVKNPTDTKQYIINL
- a CDS encoding ABC transporter permease subunit; the protein is MAIYVILALDVLNGISSLFLLCLGLAIIFGMMKIINLAHGEFIMLGAYATVISANAGVNIWIAMLIIAPLFVGIVGLVIERCLIRFLYGRLVDSMLATWGLSLLIIGIITTIYGNTQQGVPTPLGGFSIGSYQSSYYTLFLALMAAVMMAIIYGVMRYTRFGLVARATMQNPAMAATLGVNPARVYMSTFALGAAVTGLAGGLLAPVSGITPVMGGAYVAKAFMTVVGGGAAILSGTLSAASLFGSVNQIGAYFTTPVYGEVIVFTTAIVLIRLLPQGISGRFFKGNL
- a CDS encoding branched-chain amino acid ABC transporter permease produces the protein MDKHLRLSGQVGAIALAIVAIAIVPSVIELFALMQLTLFAAMAVLALSLAFIWGFGGILSFGQTAFFGLGGYAYAIAAINFQDSTPAILVAIAVPATFAAILGYFIFFGRISDVYLGVITLTVTLILFNSVNSTSGDAYKIGKALLGGFNGMPAVPTFNMPFDPSTVLSPEQSWWTTAGVLLAAFLMLRLLLALPAGRIIVAVRENEVRASLLGYDPRLVKCLTFILGGAIAGLAGALYVNWGAFVSPTIFSLSLSAEIIIWITVGGLGTLLGPIIGCVVIEYIVAYIGSQQLLNSNLVLGGVLVIFVLLLPKGMVPTARDLVMRLMPASKPKANGPPVQSAAAPHPAGAE